In one Nocardioides luteus genomic region, the following are encoded:
- a CDS encoding SDR family oxidoreductase, producing the protein MKSPQVRAEQPTPAYVPGHSLLEGRVVVVTAAAGAGIGAAVVRKVLEEGAKAVVMSDTHDRRLKESVDALAEEFGADRVAAVTCDVTQEDQVQALLDAAEPLGGVDVMINNAGLGGTASVLEMTDEQWSKVLDITLTGTFRCIRAVGQRFVAAGKRGVIVNNASVIGWRAQEGQAHYAAAKAGVMALTRSAAADLAPHGIRVNAVSPSLAMHPFLEKVTSPELLVELKGREAFGRAAEPWEVANVMVFLASDYSSYMTGEVVSVSSQRA; encoded by the coding sequence ATGAAGTCCCCACAAGTAAGGGCGGAACAGCCCACCCCTGCGTACGTCCCCGGCCACTCGCTCCTGGAGGGGCGGGTCGTCGTCGTGACCGCCGCCGCCGGTGCGGGCATCGGGGCGGCGGTCGTGCGGAAGGTGCTCGAGGAGGGTGCGAAGGCGGTCGTCATGTCCGACACCCACGACCGGCGGCTCAAGGAGTCCGTCGATGCGCTCGCGGAGGAGTTCGGGGCAGACCGGGTCGCCGCTGTGACCTGCGATGTCACCCAGGAGGACCAGGTCCAGGCGCTGCTCGACGCCGCCGAGCCTCTCGGTGGCGTCGACGTGATGATCAACAACGCCGGCCTCGGCGGCACCGCGTCGGTGCTCGAGATGACCGACGAGCAGTGGTCGAAGGTTCTCGACATCACGTTGACCGGGACGTTCCGGTGCATCCGGGCGGTCGGACAGCGGTTCGTGGCCGCCGGGAAGCGCGGCGTGATCGTCAACAACGCCTCCGTGATCGGCTGGCGGGCGCAGGAGGGGCAGGCGCACTACGCCGCGGCCAAGGCCGGGGTGATGGCGCTGACCCGCTCGGCCGCCGCTGACCTCGCACCGCACGGCATCCGGGTCAACGCGGTCTCGCCGTCCCTGGCGATGCACCCGTTCCTGGAGAAGGTCACCTCGCCCGAGCTGCTCGTCGAGCTCAAGGGCCGCGAGGCGTTCGGCCGCGCCGCCGAGCCGTGGGAGGTCGCCAACGTCATGGTCTTCCTGGCCAGCGACTACTCGTCCTACATGACCGGCGAGGTCGTGTCCGTCTCCAGCCAGCGCGCCTGA
- a CDS encoding acetyl-CoA C-acetyltransferase: protein MPEAFIIDAVRTPVGKRGGALAGIHPADLGAHSLAALVDRTGIDPGAVDDVIMGCCDTIGGQAGDVARTAWLVAGLPDHVPGVTIDRQCGSSQQAVHFAAQGVMSGTQDLVVAGGLQNMSAIPISAAMLVGAQYGYTTPFAESPGWVKRYGDQEVSQFRSAEMIAEKWDISREDMEAYALASHQRAKTAIAEGRFDREIVPVGDFAVDQCPRETSLEKMAALEPLAPGGRITAAVASQICDASSALLVASAAAVRTFGLTPRARIHHLSVRGDDPVWMLTGPIEATRHALAKTGLTVDDIDLFECNEAFASVVLAWMKELDVPHEKVNVNGGGIALGHPIGATGTRLMTTLLNELERTGGRYGLQVMCEGGGQANVTIIERL, encoded by the coding sequence ATGCCTGAGGCATTCATCATCGACGCGGTTCGTACGCCTGTGGGAAAGCGAGGCGGGGCGCTGGCAGGGATTCATCCGGCCGACCTCGGCGCCCACTCGCTGGCCGCGCTCGTGGACCGCACCGGGATCGACCCGGGGGCCGTCGACGACGTGATCATGGGCTGCTGCGACACCATCGGCGGACAGGCCGGCGACGTCGCGCGGACGGCGTGGCTGGTGGCCGGGCTGCCCGACCACGTACCCGGCGTGACCATCGACCGGCAGTGCGGCTCCTCGCAGCAGGCGGTGCACTTCGCGGCTCAAGGGGTGATGTCGGGTACGCAGGATCTCGTCGTCGCCGGTGGGCTGCAGAACATGTCCGCGATCCCGATCTCGGCGGCGATGCTGGTGGGAGCGCAATATGGCTACACCACCCCCTTCGCCGAGTCGCCCGGCTGGGTGAAGCGCTACGGCGACCAGGAGGTCTCCCAGTTCCGCTCCGCCGAGATGATCGCGGAGAAGTGGGACATCTCGCGCGAGGACATGGAGGCCTATGCGCTGGCCTCGCACCAGCGCGCCAAGACCGCGATCGCCGAGGGACGGTTCGACCGGGAGATCGTGCCGGTCGGTGACTTCGCTGTCGACCAGTGCCCGCGCGAGACCTCGCTCGAGAAGATGGCCGCGCTGGAGCCGCTCGCTCCCGGTGGCCGGATCACCGCGGCCGTCGCCTCGCAGATCTGCGACGCGTCCTCGGCGCTGCTGGTGGCCTCGGCGGCGGCCGTACGCACCTTCGGCCTGACCCCGCGAGCCCGGATCCATCACCTCTCGGTCCGCGGTGACGACCCCGTCTGGATGCTCACCGGCCCGATCGAGGCCACCCGGCACGCCCTCGCCAAGACCGGCCTCACGGTCGACGACATCGACCTGTTCGAGTGCAACGAGGCCTTCGCCTCGGTCGTCCTGGCGTGGATGAAGGAACTCGACGTCCCGCACGAGAAGGTGAACGTCAACGGCGGCGGCATCGCCCTCGGCCACCCCATCGGCGCCACCGGCACCCGCCTGATGACGACCCTCCTCAACGAGCTCGAGCGCACCGGCGGCCGCTACGGCCTGCAGGTCATGTGCGAGGGCGGCGGCCAGGCGAACGTCACCATCATCGAGCGTCTCTGA
- the yidC gene encoding membrane protein insertase YidC: protein MSVLAPLSHALAAVLAGAHHVLSFVGPNVSWLLAIAAVVVLVRLVLLPLAIRGVRHAHASARARPQLQALTKKYQKKTAKGSASQADMMAMMEERRKINDEHGVPRFAMLAAFAQLPIFLALYHLLSDVSRSNAVGAMNDSLVDSLGAATFLGTPLTGHGYLSGDTTHLVITLGLAATAAAVSYLSQRLWVLPNMVRTDVPESMLRIQELMPVISAGGMLLAGSSVPLALLVYWVISGLWTAGQAAVIHHWFPTPGSPAAERRTLRLQPA, encoded by the coding sequence ATGTCCGTTCTCGCCCCGTTGTCGCACGCCCTCGCCGCCGTCCTCGCCGGCGCCCATCACGTCCTGTCCTTCGTCGGACCCAACGTCAGCTGGCTGCTGGCCATCGCTGCCGTCGTGGTGCTGGTCAGGCTCGTCCTGCTGCCGCTCGCGATCCGCGGCGTACGCCACGCCCATGCCTCCGCCCGGGCCCGCCCGCAGCTCCAGGCACTGACGAAGAAGTATCAGAAGAAGACGGCGAAGGGCAGCGCCAGCCAGGCCGACATGATGGCGATGATGGAGGAGCGCCGGAAGATCAACGACGAGCACGGCGTACCCCGCTTCGCCATGCTCGCCGCCTTCGCCCAGCTGCCGATCTTCCTGGCGCTCTACCACCTGCTCTCCGACGTCAGCCGGAGCAACGCGGTCGGCGCGATGAACGACTCGCTGGTCGACTCGCTCGGCGCCGCGACCTTCCTCGGCACGCCGCTGACCGGGCACGGCTATCTCTCCGGCGACACGACCCACCTGGTGATCACCCTCGGCCTCGCCGCGACCGCCGCCGCGGTCAGCTACCTCAGCCAGCGGCTGTGGGTGCTGCCCAACATGGTCCGCACCGACGTGCCCGAGTCGATGCTGCGGATCCAGGAGCTCATGCCCGTCATCTCCGCCGGCGGCATGCTCCTCGCCGGCAGCAGCGTCCCGCTCGCCCTGCTCGTCTACTGGGTCATCAGCGGCCTGTGGACCGCCGGCCAGGCCGCGGTCATCCACCACTGGTTCCCCACCCCCGGCTCCCCCGCCGCCGAGCGCCGAACCCTCAGGCTGCAGCCGGCCTGA
- a CDS encoding GNAT family N-acetyltransferase: MVIEVRPAEVFEDVRTLVGPKRPDASVCWCLSYRIPSTINNKMRGQERGEYVRNLLSDGPLGVLAYDGDEPVGWAAVAPRADTTFARNRKIPHVDDLPVWSVWCIRVRPGHRGQGISHTLIEGAVEFARDRGAPAIEAYPLDNQGAKVDLTMAYAGLRKNFEAAGFTWAADTTSVLAGHPRVLMRRDLS; the protein is encoded by the coding sequence ATGGTGATCGAGGTCCGCCCGGCAGAGGTTTTCGAGGACGTACGCACCCTTGTCGGACCCAAGCGCCCCGACGCCAGCGTGTGCTGGTGCCTGAGCTACCGGATCCCGTCGACGATCAACAACAAGATGCGCGGCCAGGAGCGCGGGGAGTACGTACGAAACCTGCTCTCCGACGGTCCGCTGGGCGTGCTCGCCTACGACGGCGACGAGCCGGTCGGCTGGGCCGCCGTCGCCCCGCGCGCGGACACCACCTTCGCCCGCAACCGGAAGATCCCGCACGTCGACGACCTGCCGGTGTGGTCGGTGTGGTGCATCCGGGTCCGGCCGGGCCACCGCGGCCAGGGCATCTCCCACACGCTCATCGAGGGTGCGGTCGAGTTCGCGCGCGACCGCGGCGCCCCCGCCATCGAGGCCTACCCGCTCGACAACCAGGGCGCCAAGGTCGACCTGACGATGGCGTACGCCGGGCTCCGCAAGAACTTCGAGGCGGCGGGCTTCACCTGGGCCGCCGACACGACCTCGGTCCTGGCAGGTCACCCACGCGTGCTGATGCGGCGCGACCTGAGCTGA
- a CDS encoding NAD(P)H-dependent flavin oxidoreductase, with protein sequence MSTAQTFRTPLTDLTGVDHPIVQTGMGWVAGPRLVSATANAGALGILASATMTLDELEKAIVEVKGRTEKPFGVNLRADASDAPDRCQLLIDHDVKVASFALAPKPELISKLKEHDIVVMPSIGAAKHAKKVAGWGADMVMIQGGEGGGHTGAVPTTLLLPSVLDAVDIPVVAAGGFFDGRGLAAALSYGAAGIGMGTRFLLTADSAVPEDVRKRYLTFGLDGTVVTTKADGMPHRLLRTEFIDTLEKEGVTAKLLRTLKRTRQFKEMSGLPWRTLIKDGRSMVHGGDRTWAEVVLAANTPMLLRAGLVEGDTSAGMLSSGQVVGLLDDLPTCEELVDRIIAGAVDRLNCLDASRA encoded by the coding sequence ATGAGCACCGCACAGACATTCCGTACGCCGCTGACGGACCTGACCGGTGTCGACCACCCGATCGTGCAGACTGGCATGGGCTGGGTCGCCGGCCCGCGTCTCGTCTCGGCCACCGCGAACGCGGGCGCGCTCGGCATCCTGGCCTCGGCCACGATGACCCTCGACGAGCTCGAGAAGGCGATCGTCGAGGTCAAGGGGCGCACCGAGAAGCCGTTCGGCGTCAACCTGCGCGCCGACGCCTCCGACGCTCCCGACCGCTGCCAGTTGCTCATCGACCACGACGTGAAGGTCGCGAGCTTCGCCCTCGCGCCCAAGCCCGAGCTGATCAGCAAGCTCAAGGAGCACGACATCGTCGTGATGCCGTCGATCGGCGCGGCCAAGCACGCCAAGAAGGTCGCCGGCTGGGGCGCCGACATGGTGATGATCCAGGGTGGCGAGGGCGGCGGCCACACCGGTGCGGTCCCGACGACCCTCCTCCTCCCGAGCGTCCTCGACGCCGTCGACATCCCCGTCGTCGCGGCGGGCGGCTTCTTCGACGGCCGCGGTCTCGCCGCGGCCCTCTCCTACGGCGCGGCCGGCATCGGCATGGGCACACGGTTCCTGCTCACCGCCGACTCCGCGGTTCCCGAGGACGTACGAAAGCGCTACCTGACCTTCGGCCTCGACGGAACCGTCGTCACCACGAAGGCCGACGGCATGCCTCACCGCCTGCTGCGCACGGAGTTCATCGACACGCTCGAGAAGGAGGGCGTGACCGCGAAGCTCCTCCGCACCCTCAAGCGCACCCGGCAGTTCAAGGAGATGTCCGGCCTGCCCTGGCGGACCCTCATCAAGGACGGACGGAGCATGGTCCACGGCGGCGACCGCACCTGGGCTGAGGTCGTCCTGGCCGCCAACACCCCCATGCTGCTGCGCGCCGGACTCGTCGAGGGCGACACCTCCGCCGGGATGCTCTCCAGCGGCCAGGTCGTCGGCCTCCTCGACGACCTGCCCACCTGCGAGGAGCTGGTCGACCGGATCATCGCCGGCGCCGTCGATCGCCTCAATTGTCTGGACGCGAGCCGCGCCTGA
- a CDS encoding enoyl-CoA hydratase family protein — MGISTEITDEQIAVVTMNHPPVNALPVKGWFEVADAVTTAAQNGARVVILRAEGKGFNAGVDIKEMQQIEGFEGILGANRGCYAAFKAIYECPVPVIAAVNGFCLGGGVGLVGNADTIVASDDAFFGVPEVDRGALGAATHLSRLVPQHMLRTLYFTAQTITAQRLHELGSVHQVVPRDELDEAALEVARQIAKKDPQVIRAAKAALNGIDPVDVNASYRFEQGFTFELNLAGVADERRDAFVKDGR; from the coding sequence ATGGGCATCTCCACCGAGATCACCGACGAGCAGATCGCCGTCGTCACGATGAACCACCCGCCGGTGAACGCGCTGCCGGTGAAGGGCTGGTTCGAGGTCGCCGACGCGGTCACGACCGCCGCCCAGAACGGCGCGAGGGTCGTGATCCTGCGCGCCGAGGGCAAGGGCTTCAACGCGGGCGTCGACATCAAGGAGATGCAGCAGATCGAGGGGTTCGAGGGCATCCTCGGCGCCAACCGCGGCTGCTACGCCGCCTTCAAGGCGATCTACGAGTGCCCGGTCCCGGTCATCGCCGCTGTCAACGGCTTCTGCCTCGGCGGAGGGGTCGGGCTGGTCGGCAACGCGGACACGATCGTGGCCAGCGACGACGCCTTCTTCGGCGTACCCGAGGTCGACCGCGGAGCCCTCGGCGCCGCCACCCACCTGAGCCGGCTGGTGCCGCAGCACATGCTGCGTACCCTCTACTTCACCGCGCAGACCATCACCGCGCAGCGCCTGCACGAGCTCGGCTCGGTCCATCAGGTCGTCCCGCGGGATGAGCTCGACGAGGCCGCGCTCGAGGTCGCCAGGCAGATCGCGAAGAAGGACCCGCAGGTGATCCGGGCGGCCAAGGCCGCGCTCAACGGCATCGACCCGGTCGACGTGAACGCCTCCTACCGCTTCGAGCAGGGCTTCACCTTCGAGCTCAACCTCGCCGGCGTCGCCGACGAGCGCCGCGACGCCTTCGTGAAGGACGGACGATGA
- a CDS encoding SDR family oxidoreductase, which translates to MTGLLDGRIAIVTGAGRGIGRAHALELARHGAKVVVNDFGVSLAGEGTGESPASQVVDEIVSAGGEAVANAADVADFAAAEAMVRQAVETYGGLDILVNNAGFVRDRMLVNTSEEEWDAVIRVHLKGHFATLRHAGAYWRAESKAGRQREARVVNTSSGAGLQGSIGQGTYSAAKAGIAGLTLVAAAEMARYGVTVNAIAPVAKTRMTEGAFDTSAMALPEDNSPVVAWLASEDARDITGRVIEIDGPQITVENGWAHGPSADAGARWVAGDVGPALRKLLGEAPEPEPVYGA; encoded by the coding sequence ATGACCGGACTGTTGGACGGCCGGATCGCGATCGTCACCGGAGCGGGGCGGGGGATCGGCCGGGCGCACGCGCTCGAGCTCGCCCGCCACGGCGCGAAGGTGGTCGTCAACGACTTCGGGGTCTCGCTGGCGGGTGAGGGCACCGGTGAGTCGCCCGCTTCGCAGGTCGTTGACGAGATCGTCTCTGCAGGTGGGGAGGCGGTTGCCAACGCCGCCGACGTGGCCGACTTCGCGGCTGCCGAGGCGATGGTGCGACAGGCCGTCGAGACGTACGGCGGGCTGGACATCCTCGTCAACAACGCCGGTTTCGTACGCGACCGGATGCTCGTCAACACCTCCGAGGAGGAGTGGGACGCGGTCATCCGGGTGCACCTCAAGGGCCACTTCGCGACGCTGCGGCACGCGGGTGCGTACTGGCGGGCGGAGTCGAAGGCCGGACGTCAGCGGGAGGCCCGGGTCGTCAACACCTCCTCCGGCGCGGGTCTGCAGGGCTCGATCGGGCAGGGCACCTACTCGGCCGCCAAGGCCGGGATCGCCGGGCTGACGCTCGTGGCCGCCGCCGAGATGGCCCGCTACGGGGTCACCGTCAATGCCATCGCACCGGTCGCGAAGACCCGGATGACCGAGGGCGCCTTCGACACCTCCGCGATGGCGCTCCCCGAGGACAACTCACCGGTCGTCGCCTGGCTCGCCTCCGAGGACGCCCGCGACATCACCGGCCGGGTCATCGAGATCGACGGTCCGCAGATCACCGTCGAGAACGGCTGGGCCCACGGCCCCTCCGCCGACGCTGGGGCTCGGTGGGTGGCTGGCGATGTCGGTCCCGCGCTCCGCAAGCTGCTGGGTGAGGCGCCGGAGCCGGAGCCGGTGTACGGGGCTTAG
- the bla gene encoding class A beta-lactamase, translated as MTHPILSRRTLLGGAATAAAVAATGAGSSVAYAADSPSIAALEQKHQRHLGVWAKNIRTGRVIEHRADERFPMLSTFKTLLVAAILRDLPARTLQQRLTWEASDVVVNSPITSLTVRNGLTVAQLAEATMTRSDNTAANELLELIGGPAGVTSFARSLGDTVSRLDRWEPDLNSAIPGDPRDTTSPRAIARTYTKLVLGDALDRGDRDQLITWMLANQSTVTRFGAGVPVAWRLADKTGGGDYASRNDVGVTWTPDGAPIVIAALTRSDDPTAAPLDAPLADIAATVCAELG; from the coding sequence ATGACTCACCCGATCCTCAGCCGCCGCACCCTTCTCGGCGGAGCCGCCACAGCCGCCGCCGTCGCCGCGACCGGAGCCGGCAGCTCCGTGGCGTACGCCGCCGACAGCCCCTCGATCGCCGCCCTGGAGCAGAAGCACCAGCGTCACCTCGGCGTCTGGGCGAAGAACATCCGGACCGGACGCGTCATCGAGCACCGAGCCGACGAGCGCTTCCCGATGCTGTCGACCTTCAAGACGCTGCTCGTGGCGGCGATCCTGCGCGACCTGCCGGCGCGTACGCTCCAGCAGCGCCTGACGTGGGAGGCGAGCGACGTCGTCGTGAACTCGCCGATCACCTCGCTCACGGTCCGTAACGGCCTGACCGTCGCGCAGCTCGCCGAGGCGACGATGACGCGGTCCGACAACACCGCCGCCAACGAGCTGCTCGAGCTCATCGGCGGCCCGGCCGGTGTGACCTCCTTCGCCCGGTCGCTCGGCGACACCGTCAGCCGGCTCGACCGCTGGGAGCCCGACCTCAACAGCGCGATCCCGGGCGACCCCCGCGACACCACCTCGCCGCGCGCGATCGCCCGGACCTACACGAAGCTGGTGCTCGGCGACGCCCTCGACCGCGGCGACCGGGACCAGCTGATCACCTGGATGCTCGCCAACCAGTCGACCGTCACCCGGTTCGGTGCCGGGGTTCCCGTCGCCTGGCGGCTCGCCGACAAGACCGGCGGTGGCGACTACGCCTCGCGGAACGACGTCGGCGTCACCTGGACCCCCGACGGTGCCCCGATCGTCATCGCCGCCCTCACTCGCTCCGACGACCCCACCGCTGCGCCGCTCGACGCCCCGCTCGCAGACATCGCGGCGACCGTCTGTGCGGAGCTCGGCTGA